The Verrucomicrobium spinosum DSM 4136 = JCM 18804 DNA segment CTGAAAAAGGACAAGTCCGGCAAGTTCACCTTCAATCTCAAGGCTGGGAACGGTCAGGTGATCCTCACCGGCCAAAGCTACGCCAGCAAACAGGGTGCCCAGGATGGCATTGCCTCTGTCCGCACTCACGGAGTTGACGACGCCAACTTTGAACTCAAGACGTCAGTTGCCGGGGAGCCGTTCTTTGTGCTGAAGGCCAAGAATGGCCAGATCATCGGCAAGAGCGAAATGTACAGCTCCACGGGGGCTCGCGACAATGGAGTGGCTTCAGTCAAGAATAACAGTTCCTCCACCACGGTCAATGACCTGACCGGAGCCTGAGAGAGCT contains these protein-coding regions:
- a CDS encoding YegP family protein — translated: MSYDLKKDKSGKFTFNLKAGNGQVILTGQSYASKQGAQDGIASVRTHGVDDANFELKTSVAGEPFFVLKAKNGQIIGKSEMYSSTGARDNGVASVKNNSSSTTVNDLTGA